One segment of Brassica napus cultivar Da-Ae unplaced genomic scaffold, Da-Ae ScsIHWf_2682;HRSCAF=3440, whole genome shotgun sequence DNA contains the following:
- the LOC111212160 gene encoding uncharacterized protein LOC111212160, whose product MANVSVFLSDFQTGRSSSSVEVRLLRFWETRNVRHDGELMGVDMLLLDSRKQHQATMLPVTVNVHRLATHMPHLKAGVKFTFKKTMVKDKKQSSNALGVANVPITEASIHCGYTIR is encoded by the exons ATGGCTAACGTTTCGGTCTTCCTCTCCGATTTCCAGACGGGCCGCTCCTCCTCCTCTGTTGAAGTCCGGTTGCTCCGTTTCTGGGAGACCAGGAATGTCCGCCATGATGGAGAGCTTATGGGAGTGGATATGCTCTTACTGGATTCTCGCAA GCAGCATCAGGCGACCATGCTGCCGGTCACCGTGAATGTACACCGGCTTGCGACCCACATGCCTCATCTGAAAGCGGG GGTCAAGTTTACCTTCAAAAAAACTATGGTCAAGGACAAAAAACAGTCATCTAACGCTCTCGGCGTTGCCAATGTCCCAATCACGG AGGCCAGTATCCACTGCGGCTATACTATTCGATGA